The Levilactobacillus namurensis genomic interval GAAATAGAAACGACGCGTTACGGCAATTGGCGTAACGCGTTTTTGATAGGAAGATAGTGGCATGAGACGCTGGAATCGTTACGAACGATGGTAGCTAGTCGCTTGAGCAATACCAGGTAACTAATCTTGGAAACAAAAACAGACGGTCAGAATGACGTGCCCCAAAATTCCAGGGCACGTCAAAAAGCCGTCTGTTTTTTATGATTTTAAGTTAAGCCAAGAATTCTTCCGCTAGCTTCTGGTAGACCCGTTGGACGTGGGCAAACTGGTCCAGGTCTACGGATTCGTTGGTTGAATGGGCGGCGCTCCACTCGCCGGCACCGTAAACGGCGACCGGGAAGTGGTTGGCGGACTTGGTGAATTCGGAGGCGTCGGTGGCCCCGTGGATGACCTGTAATTGAATCGGATGACCGAATTCTTGATCGGCAATCGATTTGGTCAGCTGTAAGAGCTTTTCTTGCGGGTCACTGATGATCAGCTTGAAACTGTAGTCGATGTGCAGCGTCAAGTGGACATCGGGCTCCTGGTTCAACTGGTCCACGACCTGGTGCAGGCGGTCGATCACGGCCTGGTTGTCGAATTCAGGAATAGGGCGGATGTTCCCTTGAAGTTCCGCGTTGGCAGGAATACTGTTAACTTGTTCCCCACCTTTGAAGACGGTGACGTTGTGCACCAGCGGTCCCAGTTCAGGACTGACAGGGGCGTTATCGAAGGCGGTCTTTTCCGCGGTGACGAACTTGATTAAGTTGGTAATGGCGTTGATTCCCTTTTCGGGCATGGAACTGTGGGCGCCTTTGCCTTGGCAGAAGACGTGGTAGTTCAGTGACCCGTTGTGGGCGTAGACCAGGTTCCCACCGGTCGGTTCACCGATGACTAACCCGTCGAGGTCGTCCGCGAGACCTTGTTGGGTCAGCATCCGCGACCCCATGGCCCCGTTTTCTTCACCCACCGTGCCGATAAACCGTAAGCGCCCCTTTAAAGGGGTGCCCGCGTCTGCCAAGTTGATGAAGGTGATCACCATCCCGGCCAG includes:
- a CDS encoding ArgE/DapE family deacylase, with the protein product MESQEQLQILKHLVSLNSVNGNEAAVADYIQHLFADHGIDSQVIPYAPGRSNLVAEIGDTTSNHVLALSGHLDTVATGDPANWQFPPFDAHVENNVLYGRGSADMKSGLAGMVITFINLADAGTPLKGRLRFIGTVGEENGAMGSRMLTQQGLADDLDGLVIGEPTGGNLVYAHNGSLNYHVFCQGKGAHSSMPEKGINAITNLIKFVTAEKTAFDNAPVSPELGPLVHNVTVFKGGEQVNSIPANAELQGNIRPIPEFDNQAVIDRLHQVVDQLNQEPDVHLTLHIDYSFKLIISDPQEKLLQLTKSIADQEFGHPIQLQVIHGATDASEFTKSANHFPVAVYGAGEWSAAHSTNESVDLDQFAHVQRVYQKLAEEFLA